A genomic segment from Alteribacillus bidgolensis encodes:
- the disA gene encoding DNA integrity scanning diadenylate cyclase DisA — protein MLDKQRDSFIREVLHFVAPGTPLRDGIDNVLRANTGGLIVLGYSEKIKSIVDGGFFINCPFTPAYLYELAKMDGAIILSEKGERILYANTQLVPDNTIVSNETGIRHRTAERVAKQTGNLVISISQRRQVITLYKGAYRYSLKDMEMILTKANQAVQTLEKYKAVLDQSLTNLGALEFEELVTFQEVAQVIHRIELVMRIKYEILNYVMELGNEGRLIAMQLNELVSNLEEETYHLIKDYIADASIDPEAINQKLKQMTNEELMDDTVIMRLLGYSQRTNSYEQSVSPRGYRILHKIQRLPAGIINNLIHRFENLGGIMKASIEELDEVQGIGRTRAKKIKEGLSRIQEQLFIDRHI, from the coding sequence ATGCTAGATAAACAACGTGACTCATTCATTCGAGAAGTACTGCATTTCGTTGCCCCCGGCACCCCCCTTCGTGATGGTATAGATAACGTTTTGCGGGCTAACACGGGTGGTTTGATCGTTCTTGGATATTCAGAAAAAATAAAAAGTATAGTGGACGGTGGTTTTTTTATTAATTGCCCTTTTACCCCAGCTTATTTGTATGAACTAGCAAAGATGGACGGGGCCATTATTTTAAGTGAAAAAGGCGAGCGTATCCTTTATGCGAATACACAGCTCGTTCCTGATAACACCATTGTTTCCAACGAGACAGGAATACGGCATCGTACAGCTGAAAGAGTTGCTAAACAAACAGGAAATCTTGTCATTTCTATTTCACAGCGTCGTCAAGTTATTACTTTGTACAAAGGTGCATACCGATACTCCCTCAAAGATATGGAAATGATTTTAACGAAAGCAAATCAGGCCGTACAAACCCTCGAAAAGTACAAAGCGGTGCTTGATCAGAGCTTGACCAATCTGGGGGCGCTGGAATTTGAAGAGCTGGTTACTTTCCAGGAAGTGGCACAAGTCATTCACCGAATTGAACTGGTTATGCGAATAAAATATGAAATCTTAAACTACGTGATGGAATTGGGAAATGAAGGTCGTTTAATAGCAATGCAGCTCAATGAATTAGTTTCTAACTTAGAAGAGGAGACGTACCATTTAATAAAAGATTATATTGCAGATGCCAGTATCGACCCAGAAGCCATTAATCAAAAGTTAAAACAAATGACAAATGAAGAACTTATGGATGACACCGTTATTATGAGATTGCTTGGTTATTCTCAACGAACCAATTCTTACGAGCAGTCTGTTTCTCCAAGAGGGTATAGAATATTGCATAAAATTCAGCGGCTGCCAGCTGGAATAATTAACAACTTGATTCATCGGTTTGAAAACTTAGGAGGAATAATGAAAGCTTCTATTGAAGAACTTGATGAAGTTCAGGGAATAGGCAGAACCCGTGCAAAAAAGATAAAAGAAGGACTGAGCCGTATTCAGGAACAGTTATTTATTGACCGGCATATATAG
- a CDS encoding UvrB/UvrC motif-containing protein, translating to MLCEECHQRQATLHFTKIINGKKEEMHLCEECARDKGEHIPGSNSYSIHDLLSGLLNFEQPMGNGGPHPSRASVQKQLVCDSCGLSYERFAKTGRFGCSHCYKAFDPKLDPIFKRVHSGNVRHAGKVPKRAGGRMQIQNQIDKLRKQMQQHIEQEEFEEAAQLRDQIHDLNENIRDGKGGA from the coding sequence ATGCTCTGTGAAGAATGTCACCAGCGTCAGGCCACGTTGCATTTTACAAAAATCATAAACGGAAAAAAAGAAGAGATGCATCTGTGTGAGGAGTGTGCTCGTGATAAAGGGGAACATATCCCGGGTTCAAACAGCTATTCTATCCATGATTTATTATCAGGGTTGTTAAACTTTGAACAACCGATGGGGAATGGGGGGCCTCACCCTTCAAGGGCTTCTGTTCAAAAGCAGCTTGTTTGTGATTCTTGTGGGCTTTCATATGAACGTTTTGCAAAAACAGGAAGATTTGGATGCTCGCACTGTTATAAGGCGTTTGACCCAAAACTTGACCCAATTTTCAAAAGGGTTCACAGTGGAAATGTACGTCATGCTGGCAAGGTTCCAAAAAGAGCTGGCGGCCGAATGCAAATTCAAAATCAGATAGATAAGTTGAGAAAACAAATGCAGCAGCATATTGAACAAGAGGAATTTGAAGAAGCAGCCCAACTCCGCGACCAAATTCACGATTTAAATGAAAACATACGTGATGGAAAGGGGGGTGCTTAA
- a CDS encoding CtsR family transcriptional regulator, with protein sequence MRNISDVIENYLKEILMQSEKDLIEIKRSELAKRFECVPSQINYVISTRFTTEKGYIVESKRGGGGYIRISRVKIGDHAELIDQLIHLIKEGIDQLTAESIIMRLFEENAISKREANIMLASVHRSIISLRHAEDRDYIRAKMLKAMLHSLRYK encoded by the coding sequence TTGCGTAATATTTCTGATGTGATTGAAAACTATTTAAAAGAAATTCTTATGCAAAGTGAGAAGGATTTAATTGAGATTAAACGAAGTGAGTTGGCTAAACGGTTTGAATGTGTTCCCTCTCAAATTAATTATGTGATAAGTACTCGTTTTACAACAGAAAAAGGGTATATTGTAGAAAGCAAAAGGGGCGGCGGTGGGTATATACGTATTTCAAGAGTGAAAATTGGTGACCATGCTGAGCTTATTGATCAATTAATACATTTAATAAAAGAAGGAATTGACCAGCTCACAGCCGAAAGTATTATTATGCGTCTTTTTGAAGAGAATGCAATATCTAAAAGGGAAGCTAATATTATGCTTGCATCCGTACATCGTTCGATAATTTCCTTGCGGCATGCAGAAGACAGAGACTATATCCGGGCCAAAATGCTGAAAGCTATGCTTCACAGCTTACGTTATAAATGA
- the ispF gene encoding 2-C-methyl-D-erythritol 2,4-cyclodiphosphate synthase, giving the protein MRIGHGFDVHQLSENRPLIIGGVNIPHSKGLIGHSDADVLLHAISDALLGAVGEGDIGKHFPDTDPAFKGADSAKLMKHVYQLVDEKGYYIGNVDCTIMAEKPKLAPYIKEMQSTIASIFEIEQAQVNVKATTTEKLGFTGREEGIAAHAVVLLQPL; this is encoded by the coding sequence GTGAGAATAGGACATGGATTTGATGTACATCAGCTTTCAGAGAACCGCCCGCTTATTATCGGCGGTGTGAATATTCCTCATAGTAAAGGCTTAATCGGTCATTCTGATGCAGATGTTTTACTTCATGCAATATCAGATGCCTTGCTCGGTGCAGTAGGGGAAGGTGACATCGGCAAACATTTTCCTGATACAGACCCGGCCTTTAAAGGTGCAGACTCCGCAAAGTTGATGAAACATGTTTATCAACTAGTTGATGAAAAAGGCTATTACATAGGGAACGTAGACTGTACGATTATGGCAGAAAAGCCAAAGTTGGCTCCTTATATTAAGGAGATGCAGTCCACAATAGCAAGCATTTTTGAAATAGAACAAGCTCAAGTAAATGTAAAAGCTACTACAACAGAGAAGCTGGGATTTACAGGAAGAGAAGAGGGTATTGCCGCTCATGCTGTAGTATTACTGCAGCCATTATAG
- the clpC gene encoding ATP-dependent protease ATP-binding subunit ClpC: MMFGRFTERAQKVLALAQEEAIRLGHNNIGTEHILLGLIREGEGIAAKALQALNLGSEQIQKEVESLIGTGQEGSKTIHYTPRAKKVIELSMDEARKLGHSYVGTEHILLGLIREGEGVAARVLNNLGVSLNKARQQVLQLLGSNEASTSNHQQASGAGSSNANTPTLDSLARDLTAVAKEEGLDPVIGRSKEIERVIQVLSRRTKNNPVLIGEPGVGKTAVAEGLAQSIISNEVPEILRNKRVMTLDMGTVVAGTKYRGEFEDRLKKVMEEIRQAGNVILFIDELHTLIGAGGAEGAIDASNILKPSLARGELQCIGATTLDEYRKYIEKDAALERRFQPIQVDEPTTEESIQILAGLRDRYEAHHRVTITDEAIAEAVKLSDRYISDRFLPDKAIDLIDEAGSKVRLRSYTAPPNLKELEQKLEETRKEKDASVQSQEFEKAASLRDSEQRLREELDKMKNEWKEKQGQENTEVTPEDIAQVVASWTGIPVSKLAEEETDRLLKMEDILHSRVIGQEEAVNAISKAIRRARAGLKDPKRPIGSFIFLGPTGVGKTELARAVAETLFGDEDSVIRIDMSEYMEKHATSRLVGSPPGYVGFEEGGQLTEKVRRHPYSVILLDEVEKAHPEVFNILLQVLEDGFLTDSKGRRVDFRNTAIIMTSNVGASLLRRNKNVGFTTQSEGEKFQDMRDKVMGELKNTFRPEFLNRLDEIIVFHSLEKEHIKKIVVLMTEQLQKRLAEQGINVELTEEAQNKISDEGFDPEYGARPLRRALQKQVEDRLSEELLRGKIQKGDTAVIDVKNDDYVVETKTGART; the protein is encoded by the coding sequence ATGATGTTTGGAAGGTTTACAGAACGAGCGCAAAAGGTATTAGCCTTGGCTCAAGAAGAAGCGATCCGTCTTGGGCATAATAATATAGGTACAGAACATATTCTGCTAGGGTTAATTCGTGAAGGTGAAGGAATTGCAGCAAAAGCACTGCAAGCACTTAATCTTGGCTCTGAGCAAATCCAAAAAGAAGTGGAGTCTTTAATTGGAACTGGTCAAGAAGGCTCTAAGACTATCCATTATACTCCACGTGCTAAAAAAGTTATTGAATTGTCCATGGATGAGGCTAGAAAGCTTGGTCATTCATATGTAGGGACAGAACATATCTTGTTAGGATTAATACGAGAAGGCGAGGGAGTGGCTGCAAGAGTATTAAACAATCTTGGTGTCAGCTTGAATAAGGCTAGACAGCAAGTGTTACAGTTGCTTGGAAGTAATGAGGCATCAACCTCTAATCACCAGCAGGCTTCTGGAGCCGGCTCTTCCAATGCTAATACACCGACTCTAGATAGTTTAGCGAGAGACTTAACTGCAGTTGCTAAGGAAGAAGGGCTTGATCCAGTGATCGGCCGCAGCAAAGAAATTGAACGAGTCATTCAAGTGTTGAGCCGTCGTACAAAAAACAACCCTGTTTTAATCGGTGAGCCAGGGGTTGGTAAAACAGCAGTTGCTGAAGGGCTTGCCCAGTCCATTATTTCAAATGAAGTGCCGGAAATTCTTAGAAATAAACGCGTGATGACGCTTGATATGGGTACAGTAGTGGCAGGAACCAAATACCGCGGCGAGTTTGAAGATCGTTTGAAAAAAGTAATGGAAGAAATTCGACAAGCAGGTAATGTGATACTGTTTATTGACGAACTTCACACTTTAATTGGTGCAGGTGGAGCAGAAGGAGCTATTGATGCTTCGAATATCTTAAAACCATCACTTGCTCGTGGAGAATTACAGTGCATTGGAGCTACTACGCTAGATGAATACCGCAAATATATTGAAAAAGATGCAGCATTAGAACGCCGCTTTCAACCTATCCAAGTGGACGAACCGACAACTGAAGAGTCCATTCAAATTCTCGCAGGTCTTCGCGATAGGTATGAAGCACACCACCGGGTTACTATTACGGATGAAGCTATTGCTGAAGCCGTTAAACTTTCTGACCGTTATATCTCGGATCGTTTCCTGCCAGACAAAGCAATTGACTTAATTGATGAAGCTGGTTCAAAAGTACGGCTGCGTTCCTACACGGCTCCGCCAAACTTAAAAGAGCTCGAGCAAAAACTAGAAGAGACACGAAAAGAAAAAGATGCCTCTGTTCAAAGTCAGGAGTTTGAAAAGGCGGCTTCCTTACGGGATAGTGAACAACGGCTTCGTGAAGAATTAGATAAGATGAAAAACGAGTGGAAAGAAAAACAAGGTCAGGAGAATACGGAGGTAACCCCTGAAGATATTGCACAGGTTGTAGCTAGTTGGACGGGAATTCCTGTCTCTAAGCTTGCTGAAGAAGAAACAGATCGCCTTCTTAAAATGGAAGATATTTTGCACAGTCGTGTCATTGGCCAGGAAGAGGCGGTAAATGCAATTTCTAAAGCAATCCGCCGTGCTCGTGCAGGATTAAAGGATCCAAAACGTCCGATTGGTTCTTTTATTTTCCTTGGGCCTACTGGTGTCGGGAAAACAGAATTAGCCCGGGCTGTTGCTGAGACATTATTTGGTGACGAAGACTCGGTTATTCGTATAGATATGTCTGAATACATGGAAAAACACGCGACCAGTCGTCTTGTAGGTTCCCCTCCTGGTTATGTAGGGTTTGAAGAAGGCGGCCAGTTGACGGAAAAAGTTAGACGTCACCCATATTCCGTTATCCTGCTTGATGAAGTAGAGAAAGCTCACCCAGAAGTGTTCAATATCCTTCTCCAAGTTCTTGAGGATGGTTTTCTCACCGATTCCAAAGGGCGCCGCGTTGATTTTCGAAATACCGCAATAATCATGACATCCAATGTCGGGGCTAGTCTGCTAAGACGCAATAAAAATGTAGGCTTTACCACACAATCAGAGGGAGAAAAGTTTCAGGATATGCGGGATAAAGTAATGGGAGAATTAAAAAATACGTTCCGGCCTGAATTTTTAAATCGTCTGGATGAAATTATTGTCTTCCACAGTCTTGAAAAAGAGCACATTAAGAAAATTGTGGTGCTTATGACAGAACAATTACAAAAACGTTTGGCCGAACAGGGTATTAATGTTGAATTAACAGAAGAAGCTCAGAATAAAATTTCTGATGAAGGATTTGACCCTGAGTATGGTGCACGTCCATTGCGTCGTGCTCTGCAAAAGCAAGTCGAAGACCGTTTATCAGAAGAACTTCTTCGCGGAAAGATTCAAAAAGGTGATACGGCAGTGATCGATGTGAAAAACGATGACTATGTCGTTGAAACGAAAACAGGAGCTAGAACGTAA
- the radA gene encoding DNA repair protein RadA, with product MAKQKSKFVCQECGYESRKWMGRCPGCNQWNTMVEELEGPSVKSGGRKSLSTSPDGTRQQPQPITNVTGEREPRIDTSLKELNRVLGGGIVPGSLVLVGGDPGIGKSTLLLQMTAILAARDHKVLYISGEESIKQTKLRADRLGAHSDKLYVFAETDMDLIENAIDQIQPTLVVIDSIQTVHQAGVTSAPGSVAQVRESTSMFMRIAKTRGIAVFIVGHVTKQGSIAGPKMLEHMVDSVLYFEGERHHTYRMLRAVKNRFGSTNELGIFEMKEMGLKEVKNPSEIFLEDRTEGSSGSIVVASLEGTRPVLVELQALIAPSSFANPKRTSTGVDQNRIALLMAVLEKRLGMLLQNQDAYINVAGGVKLDEPAIDLGIAICIASSFRNHTTNPTDVVIGEVGLTGEIRRVARIEERIQEAAKLGFKRAIIPEKNMDGWTSPNNIEVVGVTTLEEALDITLEGRAPSW from the coding sequence ATGGCGAAACAAAAATCAAAATTTGTTTGTCAAGAATGCGGATATGAATCAAGAAAATGGATGGGGCGCTGTCCTGGCTGCAACCAATGGAATACCATGGTAGAGGAGTTAGAGGGTCCGTCAGTTAAAAGTGGAGGAAGGAAATCATTAAGTACTTCACCAGATGGAACCCGCCAACAACCACAACCCATTACGAATGTAACTGGAGAACGTGAACCAAGAATTGATACTTCCTTAAAAGAGCTTAATCGCGTACTTGGAGGAGGAATCGTTCCTGGATCATTAGTGCTTGTAGGAGGGGATCCAGGAATTGGTAAGTCTACTCTTCTATTACAAATGACAGCCATTTTAGCAGCTCGTGATCATAAAGTGTTGTATATATCAGGAGAAGAATCAATAAAACAGACAAAATTACGCGCTGATCGACTCGGAGCACATTCTGATAAACTATATGTATTTGCTGAAACAGATATGGACTTAATCGAAAATGCCATTGACCAAATACAACCAACACTAGTTGTTATTGACTCAATCCAAACAGTACACCAGGCCGGGGTTACCTCTGCTCCCGGAAGCGTTGCGCAAGTCAGGGAATCAACTTCTATGTTTATGAGAATTGCCAAAACACGAGGCATCGCTGTTTTTATTGTAGGTCATGTAACAAAACAAGGCTCAATTGCAGGTCCAAAAATGTTAGAACATATGGTGGACTCGGTGTTGTATTTTGAAGGAGAACGACATCACACTTACAGGATGTTACGTGCAGTGAAAAACCGTTTTGGTTCAACAAACGAGCTGGGCATTTTTGAAATGAAAGAAATGGGATTAAAAGAAGTGAAAAATCCGTCTGAAATTTTTTTAGAAGATCGAACAGAAGGAAGCTCTGGTTCTATCGTAGTTGCTTCCCTTGAAGGCACACGTCCGGTTCTAGTGGAACTGCAGGCCCTAATAGCCCCTTCTAGTTTTGCCAATCCGAAGAGAACCTCTACAGGGGTGGACCAAAACCGAATTGCATTATTAATGGCAGTTTTAGAGAAAAGGTTAGGAATGCTTCTGCAAAACCAGGATGCATATATTAATGTCGCAGGCGGTGTGAAACTTGATGAGCCTGCAATTGATCTTGGTATTGCTATTTGTATTGCTTCAAGTTTTCGAAACCATACAACAAATCCTACAGACGTAGTGATCGGAGAAGTTGGACTAACAGGAGAAATAAGACGGGTCGCTAGAATTGAAGAAAGAATTCAGGAGGCAGCAAAACTAGGTTTTAAAAGAGCAATCATACCTGAAAAAAACATGGATGGATGGACGTCTCCTAACAATATAGAAGTTGTGGGAGTAACAACACTAGAAGAAGCGCTGGATATTACACTGGAGGGGAGAGCACCGTCTTGGTAA
- a CDS encoding MgtC/SapB family protein, which yields MDMWLDQEAYTIIIRILAAAFLAGLIGIEREYKRHPAGFRTHLLVGTGACLVMVMALFGFQEYMEANKEIVRYDPSRLASYVVSGVGFLGAGTIIVQGVSIKGLTTAASIWVVAAIGLAAGAGMFFAAVFTTIVVLLSLFFLNNVDRFFRASSRPEKIEVTVRKNTSVLSSLIEILEDNEVIIKKVNGSTKEGNGKESKCVYDLHVQSPNALKRSQLYERLLLTEGILEVEMQMEEE from the coding sequence ATGGATATGTGGCTTGATCAGGAAGCATATACAATAATAATTAGAATACTAGCAGCTGCTTTTCTGGCAGGATTAATTGGAATAGAACGAGAATATAAACGACATCCTGCTGGATTCCGAACACACCTTTTAGTTGGGACAGGGGCATGCTTAGTGATGGTTATGGCACTATTTGGATTCCAGGAATACATGGAAGCAAATAAAGAAATTGTACGATATGACCCATCTCGGCTTGCTTCTTATGTGGTGAGCGGGGTCGGCTTTTTGGGAGCAGGGACAATTATCGTTCAAGGCGTTTCCATCAAAGGTTTAACAACTGCAGCTTCTATTTGGGTGGTAGCTGCGATAGGACTAGCTGCTGGAGCCGGAATGTTTTTTGCAGCTGTTTTTACTACAATTGTTGTTTTACTGAGTTTATTTTTTCTTAATAATGTTGACCGTTTTTTTCGAGCCTCTTCACGTCCTGAGAAAATAGAGGTTACTGTACGAAAAAATACATCGGTTTTATCATCATTAATAGAAATATTGGAAGATAATGAAGTAATTATTAAAAAAGTAAATGGGAGTACAAAAGAAGGTAATGGTAAAGAAAGTAAATGTGTTTATGATCTGCATGTTCAATCTCCAAATGCCCTAAAGCGTTCCCAGCTTTATGAACGATTACTATTGACTGAGGGGATCTTAGAAGTTGAAATGCAAATGGAAGAAGAATGA
- the ispD gene encoding 2-C-methyl-D-erythritol 4-phosphate cytidylyltransferase, giving the protein MNYDVVIPAAGQGKRMQAGCNKQFLMLEKKPVIIHTVSIFDNDPWCERIIIAANSNEINAMERLMKDWNIKKVKAIVAGGRERQDSVFKGLKQLNSSSLVLIHDGARPFITKEQIHSLAEKANTDGAAVLGVKMKDTVKKVKDGLVLETIERSSVWSVQTPQAFQFPIIFDAYKKAAMDGYAGTDDTSLVERLGFPIHMVEGSYDNIKLTTPEDMTVARAILNKRKEEA; this is encoded by the coding sequence ATGAATTACGATGTAGTTATACCCGCAGCCGGGCAAGGTAAACGAATGCAGGCGGGCTGTAATAAACAATTTTTAATGCTTGAAAAAAAGCCTGTGATTATTCATACCGTTTCTATTTTTGATAATGACCCTTGGTGTGAGCGGATTATTATCGCAGCTAATAGCAATGAGATCAATGCAATGGAACGTTTGATGAAAGATTGGAATATTAAAAAGGTAAAGGCTATTGTAGCGGGCGGTCGGGAAAGGCAGGACAGTGTGTTTAAAGGTTTAAAACAGCTGAATTCCTCCAGTCTGGTTCTCATTCATGACGGCGCTCGTCCCTTTATTACAAAAGAACAAATTCATTCTTTAGCCGAGAAAGCCAACACAGACGGAGCGGCTGTATTGGGTGTGAAAATGAAAGATACCGTAAAAAAAGTAAAAGATGGGCTTGTTCTAGAAACGATAGAACGTTCTAGTGTATGGTCTGTGCAGACACCCCAAGCTTTTCAATTTCCTATTATTTTTGATGCTTACAAGAAGGCAGCAATGGATGGGTATGCTGGAACAGATGACACTAGTTTAGTAGAGCGGTTAGGCTTTCCGATACATATGGTTGAAGGCAGCTACGATAACATAAAATTAACCACTCCAGAAGACATGACAGTAGCTCGAGCTATCTTAAATAAACGAAAGGAGGAGGCATAA
- a CDS encoding protein arginine kinase — MSLQRFISEAISPWMKSGPGPEGDIVLSTRIRLARNLENYPFPIVASEESANTMLHYTSKELAKDPYQYVGNLEVLKMDDLSSNEKRVLVEKHLISPHLAEKAQHGAVMLSEDESVSIMLNEEDHIRLQCLFRGFQLNESLVLSNGLDDWIEEKVTYAFDEKRGFLTSCPTNVGTGMRASVMMHLPALVMTQQLNRILPAINQLGLVVRGIYGEGSEALGNLFQISNQMTLGKSEEDIVEDLRGVVMQLIQQERYAREELIRTSKIQIEDKVFRSFGLLTNSRVMESKEAAKRLSDVRLGIDIDLIQGISGNILNELMILTQPGFLQQYAGKGLTPDERDVRRAALIRERMNLERED, encoded by the coding sequence ATGTCACTTCAACGTTTCATTTCAGAAGCGATCAGTCCGTGGATGAAAAGTGGGCCTGGTCCAGAAGGTGATATTGTTTTAAGTACAAGAATCCGTTTAGCAAGAAACTTGGAAAATTACCCTTTTCCAATTGTGGCTTCCGAGGAATCGGCAAACACGATGCTTCACTACACTTCAAAAGAATTGGCAAAGGATCCATATCAATATGTTGGAAATCTGGAAGTATTAAAAATGGATGATCTTTCTTCCAATGAAAAAAGAGTATTAGTAGAAAAGCACTTGATCAGCCCGCATTTGGCAGAAAAAGCTCAACATGGTGCTGTAATGCTGAGTGAAGATGAGTCTGTTAGTATCATGCTTAACGAAGAAGATCATATAAGGCTTCAATGCTTATTCCGGGGTTTTCAGTTAAATGAAAGTCTAGTTTTATCTAACGGTTTAGATGATTGGATTGAAGAAAAAGTGACATATGCTTTCGATGAGAAAAGAGGATTTTTAACAAGCTGTCCAACAAACGTTGGAACAGGTATGAGAGCTTCGGTTATGATGCATCTTCCTGCACTCGTTATGACTCAGCAGCTCAATCGTATATTACCTGCGATTAATCAGTTGGGGCTTGTGGTGAGAGGTATTTATGGAGAAGGAAGCGAAGCGTTAGGAAACTTATTCCAAATATCAAACCAAATGACACTTGGTAAATCAGAGGAAGATATTGTAGAAGATCTTAGAGGCGTTGTGATGCAGTTAATTCAACAGGAGCGTTACGCAAGAGAAGAGTTAATACGTACTTCAAAAATCCAAATAGAGGATAAAGTATTTCGTTCATTCGGACTGCTAACAAATAGCCGGGTGATGGAGTCAAAAGAAGCAGCAAAAAGACTGTCCGATGTTAGATTAGGGATTGACATTGATTTAATCCAAGGAATTTCGGGTAATATTTTAAATGAACTAATGATTCTAACTCAGCCTGGTTTTCTGCAGCAATATGCAGGTAAAGGTCTTACACCGGATGAGCGTGATGTGAGACGGGCGGCGTTGATTCGTGAGAGAATGAACTTAGAGAGAGAAGATTAA
- a CDS encoding PIN/TRAM domain-containing protein, translating to MLKRIVQLFFILAGATLGFIFIPEFITLLDYSSFPEWLGNPYVGGLIGAVILFLSTFWFADYIVNGMRVLEEMIVKAPVTDVLFGTLGLVFGLLVAFLIGIPLNSVDFPVISSVLPIFITFFLGYFGFQVGFKKRDELMNLFPASRVAAKKREETGQISNQSKVKILDTSVIIDGRIADVCQTGFLEGTLVIPEFVLEELQHIADSSDVLKRNRGRRGLDILNRIQKELAVEVEIYEGDFEDIQEVDSKLVKLAKVRQGMVVTNDFNLNKVCDLQGVEVLNINDLANAVKPVVLPGEEMNVQVIKDGKEQNQGVAYLDDGTMIVVEGGRDYIGETIEVVVTSVLQTSAGRMIFAKPKLMEKAL from the coding sequence GTGTTAAAAAGGATAGTACAATTGTTTTTTATACTTGCCGGGGCTACACTCGGATTTATTTTTATACCGGAATTTATTACCTTATTGGATTATAGCTCATTTCCTGAGTGGCTCGGTAATCCTTATGTCGGCGGTCTTATCGGCGCGGTTATTCTCTTTTTGTCGACATTCTGGTTTGCAGATTATATCGTGAATGGCATGAGAGTACTAGAAGAAATGATTGTTAAAGCACCAGTGACAGACGTATTATTTGGTACACTTGGATTAGTTTTTGGATTACTTGTTGCTTTTCTTATCGGTATTCCTTTAAACTCCGTAGATTTTCCGGTAATCAGTTCCGTCTTGCCTATTTTCATCACATTTTTTCTTGGCTATTTTGGCTTCCAGGTAGGGTTTAAAAAACGAGATGAACTTATGAATTTATTTCCAGCAAGCCGTGTTGCAGCTAAAAAAAGGGAAGAAACGGGGCAAATTTCAAACCAATCCAAAGTAAAGATTCTTGATACTAGTGTAATTATTGATGGACGTATTGCAGATGTTTGCCAGACTGGTTTTCTTGAAGGTACTTTAGTTATACCGGAATTTGTATTAGAAGAACTCCAACATATTGCTGACTCTTCTGATGTTTTGAAACGAAACCGAGGACGCCGGGGACTTGATATTTTAAACCGCATTCAAAAGGAATTGGCTGTGGAAGTTGAAATTTACGAAGGAGACTTTGAAGACATACAAGAAGTTGACAGTAAGTTGGTGAAGCTGGCCAAGGTTAGACAAGGAATGGTCGTAACCAACGATTTTAATCTTAATAAAGTTTGTGATCTGCAAGGTGTAGAAGTCCTAAACATTAATGACCTTGCCAATGCTGTTAAGCCCGTCGTTTTGCCAGGCGAAGAAATGAATGTCCAAGTAATAAAAGATGGAAAAGAGCAAAACCAAGGAGTTGCCTACCTTGATGACGGTACAATGATCGTCGTCGAAGGCGGACGTGATTATATAGGTGAAACGATTGAAGTTGTGGTAACAAGTGTTTTGCAAACAAGTGCTGGACGAATGATTTTTGCAAAACCTAAGTTAATGGAGAAAGCACTTTAA